Sequence from the Nitrospira sp. CR1.1 genome:
GATGTGAGCCCTGCTGCGACTATGCGGGAGCGGGACAGAGGACGAAGCCCCGTTCGGTTGCTCGCTACGCATCATCCGCACAAAATTCTGCCTGAGACCAATCGCGTGACCTCCTTGGAGGGGCAGGATTTCCCAGCCGAGAACTCTGATCTGCTCACCGACGACTACAAGAGCCCCTTCTTCGACAGCCCATCGTGTTCGCTTAGGCCGACGGTCGGTACCGCATGCTATCTGGGTATCCCGTCTAAGATCTGGCTACCCGCCACCCAACGTCACCGTAAACGTCAGATTGGTGTCGATGCGGCGGACCTTCACGCTCACTTGTTGGCCGGGCTTGGTCCGTTCGATCAAGTAGTTCTTCAAGTGCGCGGCGTCCTGAATGTCGGTGTCGTCCACGGCGATAATGATGTCGTGCTTCTGAATGCCGGCGGCCTTGGCAGGTTCCATGACGTCTTTTACCGCCATGCGCCACCGGGTGCCGTCCTTGACTGCGACCATATGAATGCCCATTTTGGAGAAGGTGAGCGGTTTGCCGTCCAGGGCGGCCGTGACGATGCGTTCAGCCAGGAGCGCCGGAATCGCAAACGCCATGCGACTGCAATGGGCAGTGGAATCGTCGCGTTCCGTTTGTATGATGGCATGCATGATACCCACGACCTCACCTTTGCTGTTGAAGAGTCCCCCGCCGGAGTTGCCGCTGCAAGCAGCGACATCTGCTTGAATCAGGCGGGTATCAACCGTCTGGAGGAATGTGTTGGTATTGCCCAGGTGACCGAACGACATGGTCGGCCCCCAGCCCATGGGATACCCGACAGTGAACACGTCCTGGCCTGGCTGCACCTCACCGGGAGCGAATGAGACGGTGGCGAGGAGCTTGGCACGATGCGCTTCGGCAACGCGGTAGACGACGACGTCCATGAAGGCGCTATCACCGACGAGATCCGCAGGAATCTCGTGGAGGTCGGTCGTCAACACATGGATTTGTTTCTGGATAACGGTTCCAGTCGTCACGTCCTGTTTTTCAGCCGCATGGCGGGCGGTGACGATGTAGCCGTCGCGCAGGTGAAAGCCGGTGCCGCGCACCAGAATCTTGCCCGGTTTGTCCGGCGTGCGCTGATCTTGCGTATCTTCAAGAACTCCGATGGTCGCCAGTTTGGCGCGATCCAGTGCCGTAGCATCAAACGCCGAGGCCTGGGTGGTGAAAAGACCTGTAAGGAATGAGATGGATGCGATCGTCAGGACTGTGTAACGCGTGAGTTGGTTGGCGTAACGAAGCGGGAAGCGTGACATACAAACCGTTCCTTTCGTGTAGATGCCGTCAGGTCTGTGCAGTATAAACCAGTGGCGAGGCAGGAAGAAATCGGGTTTCGGCCCTGTGTGATAGCATCGCCGATCGAGGCGGGCTATACTGACTTTATGATGAAGCGCTGTTTTCAGAGGGTGATCATTGGAATGGTGGTCGTGTTTGCCGGTTGTGCGACGCCGGTCGTTCCAGAGGCACTCCAACCGCAGGTTGATAAGACGGTTACGTTCAGTGAGATCGTGGAAGCACCGGATTCACATCGCGGGAAGGTGATCGTTGTCGGAGGAGAAGTCCTGAGGGCCAAGGCGTTGAAAGGTGGAACACAGCTGGAAGTGTTGCAGCTGCCTCTGGATGGCGATCAGGAACCCGTCACCAATCGGATGGAATCCAAAGGCCGGTTTCTTGCTTTACAGAAGGAGTTTCTCGATCCAGCCACGATTGCTGAAGGCGCCAGGGTGACGATTATTGGAGAAGTCACGGGAAGCTCAATCGAAAAAATGGATGAGGCAGACTATCGTTTTCCCACGCTGGACGTGAAGCATCTTCATCGGTGGGATGCCAAACGGGCAGATGAGCATCCGGTGTCTGGTCCCTGGTGGAACGTATTCGGTGGTGTTGGATTCGGCGGCGGCAGCCGCAGTGGCGGTGGCATCAGTATCGGATTTTAGTTCCCTCGCGGGTAAGTATTCCGGAATTTCCCGATAGACCGCGGCGGTGGCAGCAGCCGCTGGCGCCTTCC
This genomic interval carries:
- a CDS encoding PDZ domain-containing protein, with the protein product MSRFPLRYANQLTRYTVLTIASISFLTGLFTTQASAFDATALDRAKLATIGVLEDTQDQRTPDKPGKILVRGTGFHLRDGYIVTARHAAEKQDVTTGTVIQKQIHVLTTDLHEIPADLVGDSAFMDVVVYRVAEAHRAKLLATVSFAPGEVQPGQDVFTVGYPMGWGPTMSFGHLGNTNTFLQTVDTRLIQADVAACSGNSGGGLFNSKGEVVGIMHAIIQTERDDSTAHCSRMAFAIPALLAERIVTAALDGKPLTFSKMGIHMVAVKDGTRWRMAVKDVMEPAKAAGIQKHDIIIAVDDTDIQDAAHLKNYLIERTKPGQQVSVKVRRIDTNLTFTVTLGGG